The following nucleotide sequence is from Desulfomonilaceae bacterium.
CTAAAAATGGCGCGGGTATTTTGGAAAGGTGTTAAAATTGCGATACTGGTAGTTGTAGGGATCGAAATCATCAGTTTCGCATTCATGAGTCTTCAAAACTATGTCCTCTATGGTGGCATCTATAGTCATGTGCCTGTCCGCTATGATCCAGACACCCTCTTCTTGATGACGGACAGCATCCCACCTTCAGATTATAATAGAGAGTCAACTGACCCAAACCTCAACAGAATTGTCTGGATGTTCGGTGGCTCGACTGTTCGGTGCAATGCCCAGAGGAACAAAAACACCACTCTTCCTTCATTTGTCGCAAGATTTCTAAATGAAAAGGCAAAGCCAAATCATTTCACAGTGGTTAACTTCGGGGAAAACGGTTTCAATTCGCTACTGGAATCGAAATACCTAGAAAAGGCCCTGACCTTTGAGAAACGAACTCCTGATGTTATCGTTTTCTACGATGGAGCGAATGACTGTCTTCAGTATGTTGAACACAGACAACCGGATGGACATATAGGCTATCGAAGATTGAAAGCCTTCATAGAGAGCTACCGTATGGGGTGGTTAGGTCTGTTAAAGCCGATTAACGCCGCACTATACGCATCTTACACCAATGAGTTCATTGACAGGATACGCATGCTTGCAGAGCCAGTCAGGAGCGATTCGCCAACTCTTGAAAGAATGGTGACCTCATCGGCAGCGCGTTATGACCATATCTTCAAGCTAGCGCATTGCTATGATGCAGAATTTTTGCTTATTTGGCAGCCAATTCTCTGGGCAGAAAATTGCTCTGTCACCACAGATGTCCACCAGGCTGAAAGAACTATGTTTCTCGATGTAACAAAATTCCCTGTTGTCAAGGAGAGCCTGAACGCTACTTACAACGAATTGGAAGCTACACTCAAAAACAAACCCTATTTTGTAAGCCTTAGGGACTCTCTGTGTGGACGAACTACCGGGTTATTTGAACCTGATGGGATACATCTTACTACCCGAGGAGATGAATTGATGGCCGGAATTATCGGCGAGCTACTAATAAAAACCTTTCCCGAGAAGTTATTGCCTCACTAATTTTCCCGGCTGGCCCAAAACTTTTCCCTGAAGTCAGGTGTTTCGAAACTGTAAGAAAGAGAGGCCGCTTCAAAAAGGAATTTCGCCATCGGCGTCAAAATCCCTCAGCCTGAATATAAATTTTCTTGGCGTTTGGGTCATGAGGGACATTTAGCCCGTGTCTGGACGGCACATCTGACGGTGGGTTGTTGGGAACAACTTTAGGAATGGGGCCTCGATCCAGACCAAGCTGATTGGCAACCCCATCAAACATCCACCTCATCAAGCCAAACGCGTGTGATGTTGCGGGACTGGCCATCAAGATCAGTGTCAATACAACAAGAGCTAATATCCTGATTCTCATCTCTCTCGATCTCCAAAAAAAACACTGCTGTAAATCATCCATGCAAGAGCCAAAACGATTTACCGGCGCTGGGCCTTTGTCTGCGGAGTTCCCACCGCCGGCGGCATACACGGAGGTGGCGGTCCATAGGACACGTAACTCGGCGCTATTCGCACTGGATATTGGGGAGCAACGCATGGAAAGTACCATACCCCCGACTCTTTGAAACCCATTAGGGTGTAATCAATTTCTGGACTCTGTTTTTGTGAGCCGTATTCCCCTGCATAGCCCAATCCAAAACCTATTAGGACACAACAAAGAACAATGCTAATTCTTAAGATTCGTTTCATGGGTAAACCCGAAAGACTCATTCGATTTTGTTCTTTTTTATCAAAATATTCTTCACTAGTCAATTAATAACCCGTTTTAGCGCTCTACCTGGACACTGGAAAAGCAATACCCGTTTTTATGGCAACCCACAATAGTCTTCAGAAATCACACTGAATAGAGTATAAGTTGTGTAAGCATTATGAAGCGCCAAGTTCGGTTTTGTCGCTAAAAAAACATTCTTTCCAGATTTCAACTAAAATTGTAACGTATGGCGCATTCTCAAAGGGAAAAACTGCGGCATAGTGAAGAAAATCTGCACATTTTTTTTTATTGTTATCCTGATTAGTGCCTGTGTTCCTACGGCAAAAAACGTCAAGGATCAGGGGAGTGAGAAAACTAAGAATGAATCTCAGTTAGCTCAATTGGACAAAAAGAATGAACAAAATTCAAAATGGAATCCTTCAGTAAAGAATGAAGCGTCGTTGACAGAAAAAAAAGGTCTTCATGACAGAGTTCCAAGTGAAAAGCCAAAAAAACAGGACCACTCAGGTCAGAAAAACGACAAAAACCTGACTGACGAGCAGAAAGTGAAGAATGCAGCGGTAGAATTAATCAAGGGGATGGAATCCCCCAAGAAATATTTGATCT
It contains:
- a CDS encoding SGNH/GDSL hydrolase family protein, whose translation is MARVFWKGVKIAILVVVGIEIISFAFMSLQNYVLYGGIYSHVPVRYDPDTLFLMTDSIPPSDYNRESTDPNLNRIVWMFGGSTVRCNAQRNKNTTLPSFVARFLNEKAKPNHFTVVNFGENGFNSLLESKYLEKALTFEKRTPDVIVFYDGANDCLQYVEHRQPDGHIGYRRLKAFIESYRMGWLGLLKPINAALYASYTNEFIDRIRMLAEPVRSDSPTLERMVTSSAARYDHIFKLAHCYDAEFLLIWQPILWAENCSVTTDVHQAERTMFLDVTKFPVVKESLNATYNELEATLKNKPYFVSLRDSLCGRTTGLFEPDGIHLTTRGDELMAGIIGELLIKTFPEKLLPH